The Nodosilinea sp. PGN35 genome has a window encoding:
- the hypD gene encoding hydrogenase formation protein HypD, which translates to MKYISEYRDRGLVHDYGAAIAALVTRPWTLMEICGGQTHTIVKYGLDQLLPADVALIHGPGCPVCVTDAALIDQALTLAAQPDVVFCTYGDMVRVPGTATDLLSVKAQGGDVRLVYSPLEALALARRHRDRQVVFFAVGFETTAPATAMAVHRAAQQQIDNFSVLVAHVLVPPAIEAILAAPDCRVQGVLAAGHVCAVTGYDRYLAIAARYQVPIVVTGFEPVDILQGVYRCLRQLEAGLAEVENQYARLVSRPGNQLAQQLMAQIFQVVPRGWRGWGTLPQSGLGLRDAYRHLDAQVRFCDRLRGGVQVASPESLCIGGLVLQGRKQPPDCPAFGTRCRPEHPLGAPMVSTEGACAAYYRYRPASSAPLPSLATQQPGAGLP; encoded by the coding sequence ATGAAGTACATCAGCGAGTATCGCGATCGGGGACTGGTTCACGACTACGGGGCGGCGATCGCCGCCCTCGTCACCCGGCCCTGGACCCTGATGGAGATCTGCGGCGGCCAGACCCACACCATCGTCAAGTACGGCCTCGATCAGCTGCTGCCCGCCGACGTCGCGCTAATCCACGGCCCCGGCTGCCCGGTCTGCGTCACCGATGCCGCCCTGATCGACCAGGCGCTGACCCTGGCTGCCCAGCCCGATGTGGTGTTTTGCACCTACGGCGACATGGTGCGCGTGCCGGGCACTGCCACCGATTTACTCAGCGTCAAGGCCCAGGGGGGCGATGTGCGCCTGGTCTATTCGCCCCTCGAGGCCCTGGCTCTGGCTCGCCGCCACCGCGACCGTCAGGTGGTGTTCTTTGCCGTTGGCTTTGAGACCACCGCCCCCGCCACGGCGATGGCTGTTCACCGGGCGGCGCAACAGCAGATCGACAACTTTTCGGTGCTGGTCGCCCACGTGCTGGTGCCCCCCGCCATAGAGGCAATTCTGGCCGCCCCCGACTGCCGGGTGCAGGGGGTTTTAGCGGCGGGCCACGTGTGCGCGGTGACAGGTTATGACCGGTATTTGGCGATCGCCGCCAGATACCAGGTTCCCATCGTGGTCACCGGCTTTGAACCCGTCGATATTTTGCAGGGGGTTTATCGCTGCCTGCGGCAGCTCGAAGCCGGTCTGGCCGAGGTCGAAAATCAGTACGCGCGATTGGTAAGCAGGCCAGGAAACCAGCTGGCTCAGCAGCTGATGGCGCAGATCTTTCAGGTGGTGCCGCGCGGGTGGCGGGGGTGGGGAACCCTGCCCCAGAGCGGCCTGGGCCTGCGGGATGCCTACCGCCATCTAGATGCCCAGGTGCGATTTTGCGATCGGCTGCGGGGTGGGGTGCAGGTGGCTTCTCCAGAAAGCCTCTGCATCGGCGGCCTGGTCTTGCAGGGGCGAAAGCAGCCTCCCGACTGCCCCGCCTTTGGCACTCGCTGCCGCCCAGAACACCCCCTCGGAGCCCCAATGGTATCCACCGAAGGAGCCTGCGCCGCCTACTACCGCTATCGCCCGGCGTCATCGGCTCCTTTGCCTTCCCTAGCGACTCAACAACCTGGAGCCGGTCTGCCTTGA
- a CDS encoding CBS domain-containing protein has product MLTAKDIMTKPVVVIRSSATVQNAILLMRAKRVRSLIVEKTDTTPYGIVTEKDIVFQVIAPGENPDFVRVQDVMSQPCIQIHPQAPVQAVAQILAEAGIHRAPVIDQGELLGIVSVTDILCKGHPGAPPRDELAQRIQAALQQARIVEDEDEAIDQECDLAWQIYEEMSPLWPSESSLTPSAV; this is encoded by the coding sequence ATGCTAACCGCTAAAGACATTATGACCAAACCCGTGGTCGTCATTCGCAGTTCTGCCACCGTGCAGAATGCCATTCTGCTGATGCGGGCCAAACGGGTGCGATCGCTGATTGTCGAAAAAACTGACACCACACCCTACGGCATTGTCACCGAAAAAGACATTGTCTTTCAGGTGATTGCCCCAGGGGAAAATCCAGACTTTGTGCGTGTCCAAGACGTCATGAGCCAGCCCTGCATCCAGATACACCCCCAGGCCCCCGTCCAGGCGGTGGCCCAAATTCTGGCCGAGGCAGGCATTCACCGCGCCCCGGTGATTGACCAGGGCGAGCTGTTGGGCATCGTCTCGGTCACCGATATTTTGTGCAAAGGGCATCCCGGTGCACCCCCCCGCGATGAGTTGGCCCAACGCATTCAGGCGGCCCTGCAGCAGGCCCGCATTGTTGAGGATGAGGACGAGGCGATCGACCAAGAGTGCGACCTGGCCTGGCAAATCTACGAGGAGATGTCGCCCCTATGGCCCAGCGAATCGTCATTGACCCCGTCAGCCGTATAG
- the hypE gene encoding hydrogenase expression/formation protein HypE, which yields MNCPIPLDQYPRVLLAHGGGGRLMHQLVETLLLAVFQPEVAWRHDAASLELSSDRLAFTTDSYVVTPLFFPGGDIGSLAVYGTVNDLAMAGATPHYLSLSFILEEGLPMETLWRVVCSIQSAAEQAQVRIVTGDTKVVERGKGDGLFINTAGLGTREQDSALGPSAIQPGDVVLLSGDVGRHGIAILSARAGFEFETTIESDAAPVATAALDLCRQVPVHCLRDLTRGGLASAINELALATNLAIHLESAAIAVQPEVQGVCELLGLDPLYVANEGRFVAFVPAPAAAAAIACLRQYNPAAQRIGTVTGDRPTQVIVHSPLGTQRLLDFLSGEQLPRIC from the coding sequence TTGAACTGTCCCATCCCCCTCGACCAGTACCCTCGGGTGCTGCTGGCCCACGGCGGCGGCGGTCGCCTTATGCACCAGCTGGTGGAGACCCTGTTGCTGGCGGTATTTCAGCCGGAGGTGGCCTGGCGTCACGATGCCGCCAGCCTGGAGCTATCCAGCGATCGTCTGGCATTTACCACCGACTCCTACGTGGTGACGCCGCTATTTTTCCCCGGCGGGGATATTGGGTCGCTGGCGGTCTACGGCACCGTCAACGACCTGGCGATGGCCGGGGCCACCCCCCACTATCTCAGTCTCAGCTTCATTCTGGAGGAGGGGCTGCCCATGGAGACCCTGTGGCGAGTCGTGTGCTCAATTCAATCCGCCGCCGAGCAGGCCCAGGTGCGAATCGTGACGGGCGATACTAAGGTCGTCGAGCGCGGGAAGGGGGACGGGCTGTTTATCAACACAGCGGGCCTCGGCACCCGCGAGCAGGACAGCGCCCTCGGCCCCTCGGCCATCCAGCCGGGGGATGTGGTGCTGCTCAGCGGCGATGTGGGCCGCCACGGCATTGCTATTCTGTCGGCCCGGGCCGGGTTCGAGTTTGAGACCACCATCGAGAGCGATGCGGCTCCGGTGGCGACCGCTGCCCTCGACCTGTGCCGCCAGGTGCCCGTTCACTGCCTGCGCGACCTCACCCGAGGCGGCCTCGCCAGCGCCATCAATGAGCTGGCCCTGGCCACCAATCTGGCGATTCACCTAGAATCGGCGGCGATCGCCGTGCAGCCAGAGGTGCAGGGCGTCTGCGAGCTGCTGGGGCTCGATCCGCTATACGTCGCCAATGAGGGCCGCTTTGTGGCCTTTGTGCCTGCTCCCGCCGCCGCCGCCGCGATCGCCTGTTTGCGGCAATACAACCCGGCTGCGCAACGCATTGGTACCGTCACTGGCGATCGACCCACCCAGGTGATAGTGCACAGCCCCCTGGGCACCCAGCGCCTGCTCGATTTTTTAAGCGGCGAACAGCTCCCTCGCATTTGTTGA
- the hoxE gene encoding bidirectional hydrogenase complex protein HoxE: MTHVSPASGESSSALTPDPRQRQLAAAMKRHQYRPDALIEVLHTAQELFGYLEPELLLPIAHRLRLPPSQVYGVATFYHVFSLEPKGVHRCVVCMGTACFINGAAQLLRTLERATHLQAGETSGDRQFSLSTARCLGACGVAPAVVFDDQLAGHQTPETVRDRLHTCLSGTPAP, translated from the coding sequence ATGACTCATGTTTCTCCGGCCAGTGGGGAGAGTAGCTCTGCCCTTACCCCAGACCCCCGCCAGCGGCAGCTGGCGGCCGCGATGAAGCGCCACCAATATCGCCCCGATGCCCTGATCGAGGTACTGCACACGGCCCAGGAGCTGTTTGGCTATTTAGAGCCCGAGCTGCTGCTGCCCATTGCCCACCGCCTGCGGCTCCCCCCCAGCCAGGTCTACGGCGTAGCCACCTTCTATCACGTCTTCTCCCTGGAACCCAAGGGGGTGCATCGCTGCGTGGTCTGCATGGGGACAGCCTGCTTTATCAACGGAGCGGCGCAGTTGCTCCGCACCCTGGAGCGAGCCACCCACCTCCAGGCCGGAGAAACCTCCGGCGATCGCCAGTTTTCCCTCAGCACCGCCCGCTGCCTGGGGGCCTGCGGCGTTGCCCCCGCCGTCGTGTTCGACGACCAGCTTGCAGGCCACCAGACCCCAGAAACCGTGCGCGATCGCCTCCACACCTGCCTCTCGGGCACCCCTGCGCCATGA
- the hoxU gene encoding bidirectional hydrogenase complex protein HoxU codes for MSVHTLTIDHRLVSARQGETVLDAATAAGIAIPTLCHLNGISPVGACRLCLVEVEGQGKLLPACVTAAAAGMVVQTHSDRLQRYRRTIVELLLAEGNHICAICVANGHCELQDLAVALGIDHVELAYQFPQRPVDISHPRFGLDHNRCVLCTRCIRACDELEGVHTWDMAGRGRDSHLVSDLNQPWGEATSCTACGKCVQACPTGALFYRGSTVGEMERDRDRIGFIANAQKRRIAGLLP; via the coding sequence ATGTCGGTCCATACCCTCACCATCGACCATCGGCTCGTCAGCGCCCGCCAGGGAGAAACTGTGCTGGATGCGGCCACTGCGGCGGGGATCGCCATCCCCACCCTCTGCCACCTGAACGGGATCTCTCCGGTCGGGGCCTGTCGCCTCTGCCTGGTGGAGGTGGAGGGGCAGGGCAAACTGCTGCCCGCCTGCGTCACGGCGGCGGCGGCGGGAATGGTGGTACAGACCCACAGCGATCGCCTCCAGCGCTACCGCCGCACCATCGTGGAACTCCTACTGGCCGAGGGGAACCACATCTGCGCGATCTGTGTCGCCAACGGCCACTGCGAACTGCAAGACCTGGCGGTAGCGCTGGGGATCGACCATGTAGAGCTGGCCTACCAGTTTCCCCAGCGCCCGGTGGATATTTCCCACCCCCGGTTTGGACTCGACCACAACCGCTGTGTGCTCTGCACGCGCTGCATTCGAGCCTGCGATGAACTGGAGGGGGTGCACACCTGGGATATGGCGGGGCGCGGTCGCGACTCCCACCTGGTCAGCGATCTCAACCAGCCCTGGGGGGAGGCGACCAGCTGCACCGCCTGCGGCAAGTGCGTCCAGGCCTGCCCCACGGGCGCTCTGTTTTACCGGGGCTCCACGGTGGGAGAAATGGAGCGCGATCGCGATCGAATTGGGTTTATTGCCAATGCGCAGAAAAGGCGAATAGCCGGACTTTTGCCATGA
- a CDS encoding oxidoreductase — protein MTRIQLATVWLGGCSGCHMSFLDLDEWLFELARQVDLVYSPLADVKVYPAGVDVALVEGAVANQDHLDLIRQVRDRTHFLISFGDCAVTGNVPALRNILGRAEPVLTRAYLEAADVGAQIPAGDLVPPLLEAVVPVHAVVPVDCYLPGCPPSAERIRAVLEPLLRGDRPNLSGSTIIQFG, from the coding sequence ATGACCCGCATCCAGCTCGCTACGGTTTGGCTCGGCGGTTGCTCGGGCTGCCACATGTCGTTTCTCGATTTAGACGAGTGGCTGTTTGAGCTGGCCCGGCAGGTCGATCTGGTCTACAGCCCCCTAGCCGATGTCAAGGTCTACCCCGCCGGGGTGGATGTGGCCCTGGTGGAGGGGGCAGTCGCCAACCAAGATCACCTCGATCTGATTCGCCAGGTGCGCGATCGCACCCACTTTCTAATTTCCTTTGGCGACTGCGCCGTCACCGGCAATGTCCCCGCCCTGCGCAACATTCTGGGCAGAGCAGAACCCGTGCTCACCCGCGCCTACCTGGAGGCCGCCGATGTTGGAGCGCAGATTCCGGCGGGGGATCTGGTGCCGCCGCTGCTAGAGGCGGTCGTGCCGGTTCATGCCGTGGTGCCCGTGGACTGTTACCTGCCCGGCTGCCCGCCCAGTGCCGAGCGAATTAGAGCTGTTTTGGAGCCGCTGCTGCGGGGCGATCGACCTAACTTATCTGGCTCGACCATAATTCAATTTGGCTAG
- a CDS encoding helicase-related protein has product MQRLHDYPWRISYASDTSNPVADFYIPALERSTQYDRKSGFFNSTILSQVAGGLGAFLQNEGRIRLIMSCHLSKTDLQAIQQGYALRDAVAARLDANLTPPTNFAQLKRLEILSWLIQSDRLDIRIAIPLRHDGQPLDPDEAINTHYIYHEKVCLFTDADGNQITTTGSNNESSGGWNFNVESFHVFCSWEGDRDLARVQEETLRFEQHWHNQIPSVRVFEVPEAVKRKLIHYAPPQKPLWTADDEFNQRPLTRLEREQLAVPDPAPIQEDELEAQIDEAALEKEREMFRAIANIHQDPGCLSACLSSIPIHPWPHQIKILKRAAAEFPRSFLIADEVGLGKTIETGLILRYLLVSQKVKRVLVLAPASVQLQWHEELREKFNLHFWSYTQGEFKDPYGHTTQPSGNPWNSKNLILASSHLVRRRDRMQELLDADPWDLVILDEAHHARRKSPQARKDTPNRLLQLLEQLRDKTKALILLSATPMQIDPIEVFDLLHVLGLKGHWAYGDTFCDYFSSLDSKPDRHLLNFWQTMSADYFTRGGQPCPRLQQHLHQQDRMLASRVEDAWRGRLKITINERSYLQDEAFIAASLQFLSTNTPLKDMMFRHTRDTLREYYRLGLLEKDVPRREVRDNAITLEPTREADLYRQVSDYVRHFYRLAQKEQRKALGFLMTLYRKRLTSSFYAIQQSLQRRLESLLTQQGSGLTADDLADLDDADDAVIEGLEGYMKPVDPREIEHLQALLRQFENTGEDTKLAHFISTLRQELVNRESAIAFTQYTDTMDFLREQLRGLYGSQVACYSGRGGELWRDGQWAIVPKELIKTRFRDGEIKILLCTESASEGLNLQTCGVLFNYDLPWNPMRVEQRIGRIDRIGQRYPTVTIHNFYYDGTVEAKVYRKLRDRIGAFESVVGNLQPILAQVPTFIERATMSVDAEEEDVLLSEFDNVLAAPTQRPALDDMVKRDVEADLQDIRRPLPPTAINPEAIEETFTQSVLLQTKGVHFTPVESGIWQMSYGQWANTVTFQPAIFADKPSLRLMTWGDPLFHQLLTQVL; this is encoded by the coding sequence ATGCAGCGTTTACACGACTACCCCTGGCGCATTAGCTACGCCAGCGACACCAGCAACCCCGTCGCCGACTTCTACATCCCCGCCCTCGAACGCTCCACCCAGTACGATCGCAAATCCGGCTTCTTCAACAGCACCATCCTCAGCCAGGTCGCTGGGGGGCTGGGGGCTTTCCTCCAAAACGAAGGCCGCATTCGGCTGATCATGAGCTGCCACCTCAGCAAAACCGACCTCCAGGCCATCCAACAAGGCTATGCCCTCCGCGATGCCGTCGCCGCTCGCCTTGATGCCAACCTCACCCCACCTACCAACTTTGCCCAGCTCAAACGCCTCGAAATTCTCAGCTGGCTGATTCAGAGCGATCGCCTCGACATCCGCATCGCCATCCCCCTGCGCCACGACGGTCAGCCCCTTGACCCCGACGAGGCCATCAACACCCACTACATTTACCACGAGAAAGTCTGCCTCTTCACCGACGCTGACGGCAACCAAATCACCACCACCGGCTCTAACAACGAGTCCAGTGGCGGCTGGAACTTCAACGTCGAATCGTTCCATGTCTTTTGCTCCTGGGAGGGCGATCGCGACCTGGCCCGTGTACAGGAAGAAACCCTACGCTTCGAGCAGCACTGGCACAACCAAATCCCCAGCGTCCGCGTGTTTGAGGTGCCCGAAGCCGTCAAGCGCAAGCTGATCCACTATGCCCCACCCCAAAAGCCTCTCTGGACAGCCGACGACGAATTCAACCAGCGCCCCCTCACCCGGCTGGAGCGTGAACAGCTAGCGGTTCCTGACCCAGCGCCCATTCAGGAAGATGAGCTAGAGGCCCAGATCGATGAGGCCGCCCTGGAGAAAGAACGGGAGATGTTTCGGGCGATCGCCAACATCCACCAAGACCCCGGCTGCCTCAGCGCCTGCCTCAGCTCCATCCCCATCCATCCCTGGCCCCACCAGATCAAAATCCTCAAACGCGCCGCCGCCGAATTTCCCCGCAGCTTCCTAATTGCCGATGAAGTGGGTCTGGGCAAAACCATCGAGACCGGGCTGATCCTCCGCTACCTGCTGGTCTCCCAAAAGGTGAAGCGCGTTCTGGTGCTGGCCCCCGCCAGCGTCCAGCTTCAATGGCACGAAGAACTGCGCGAAAAGTTCAACCTCCACTTCTGGAGCTACACCCAGGGCGAATTCAAAGACCCCTACGGTCACACCACTCAGCCCTCCGGCAACCCCTGGAACAGCAAAAACCTGATTCTGGCCTCCAGCCACCTGGTACGCCGCCGCGATCGCATGCAAGAATTACTCGATGCCGACCCCTGGGATCTAGTCATTCTCGACGAGGCCCACCATGCCCGCCGCAAATCGCCCCAGGCCCGCAAAGATACCCCCAACCGCCTGCTACAACTGCTAGAGCAACTACGCGACAAAACTAAAGCGCTGATTTTGCTCTCAGCCACCCCCATGCAGATCGACCCCATCGAAGTCTTCGACCTGCTGCATGTGCTGGGGCTAAAGGGCCACTGGGCCTACGGCGACACCTTCTGCGATTACTTCTCATCGCTGGATAGCAAGCCCGATCGCCACCTGCTGAACTTCTGGCAAACGATGTCTGCCGACTACTTTACCCGTGGCGGCCAGCCCTGCCCCCGGCTCCAGCAGCACCTCCACCAGCAAGACCGGATGCTAGCCAGCCGAGTGGAAGATGCTTGGCGGGGGCGGCTGAAAATAACCATCAACGAGCGCTCCTACCTACAAGACGAAGCCTTTATCGCCGCCTCCCTCCAGTTCCTCTCCACCAATACTCCCCTCAAAGACATGATGTTCCGCCACACGCGGGATACCCTGCGGGAGTACTACCGCCTCGGCCTGCTGGAAAAAGACGTGCCCCGCCGCGAGGTGCGCGACAACGCCATTACCCTCGAACCCACCCGCGAAGCCGACCTCTACCGCCAGGTGAGCGACTACGTGCGCCACTTCTACCGCCTGGCGCAGAAAGAACAGCGCAAAGCCCTGGGCTTTTTGATGACCCTCTACCGCAAGCGGTTGACCAGCTCCTTCTACGCCATCCAACAATCCCTCCAGCGACGACTGGAGTCCCTGCTCACCCAACAGGGCAGCGGCCTCACTGCCGACGACCTGGCGGATCTAGACGATGCCGACGATGCGGTGATCGAAGGGCTAGAGGGCTATATGAAGCCCGTAGATCCTAGAGAAATTGAGCACCTACAAGCCCTGCTGCGGCAGTTTGAGAACACCGGGGAAGATACCAAGTTGGCCCATTTCATCAGCACCCTGCGCCAAGAGTTGGTGAACCGGGAAAGCGCGATCGCCTTCACCCAGTACACCGACACCATGGACTTCCTGCGGGAGCAACTGCGAGGACTCTACGGCAGCCAGGTGGCCTGCTACTCTGGGCGCGGCGGCGAACTGTGGCGCGATGGCCAGTGGGCGATCGTGCCCAAGGAACTTATCAAAACCCGGTTTCGCGATGGCGAGATCAAAATTCTGCTCTGTACCGAATCTGCCAGCGAGGGCCTGAACCTGCAAACCTGCGGGGTGCTGTTTAACTACGACTTGCCCTGGAACCCTATGCGGGTGGAGCAGCGCATTGGTCGCATCGACCGGATTGGCCAGCGATACCCTACCGTCACTATTCACAACTTCTACTACGACGGCACGGTGGAAGCGAAGGTGTATCGGAAATTGCGCGATCGCATTGGGGCCTTTGAATCTGTGGTCGGCAACCTCCAGCCCATCCTAGCCCAAGTGCCCACTTTCATCGAACGGGCCACCATGAGCGTCGATGCCGAGGAAGAAGACGTGCTGCTCTCCGAGTTTGACAACGTCCTGGCGGCTCCAACCCAGCGTCCAGCTCTAGATGATATGGTGAAGCGCGATGTAGAAGCTGACCTGCAAGACATTCGGCGACCGCTGCCTCCCACCGCCATTAACCCAGAGGCGATCGAAGAGACCTTCACTCAATCAGTCCTCCTACAAACAAAGGGAGTTCACTTTACGCCTGTAGAATCTGGAATCTGGCAGATGAGTTATGGCCAATGGGCCAACACGGTGACCTTTCAGCCAGCCATCTTTGCCGACAAACCCTCTCTGCGGCTAATGACCTGGGGCGATCCGCTCTTTCACCAACTCCTGACCCAGGTGCTCTAA
- a CDS encoding helix-turn-helix transcriptional regulator: MGKAGYVLKQVLEQYGITQYRFAATMGVGRNSVYRWCSGKIDPTGDTILEIVRVLKTMSPEAAEAFVNQYISSELDE; the protein is encoded by the coding sequence ATGGGCAAAGCAGGTTACGTTCTTAAACAAGTGCTGGAGCAGTACGGCATCACACAGTATCGGTTTGCGGCCACCATGGGGGTTGGGCGCAACAGCGTTTACCGCTGGTGCAGCGGTAAAATTGACCCCACTGGCGACACCATTCTGGAAATCGTCCGTGTCCTCAAAACTATGAGCCCAGAAGCCGCTGAAGCCTTCGTCAATCAGTACATCAGCAGCGAACTCGACGAATAA
- a CDS encoding NuoF family protein has product MTPDQRQTPTPTPQPCRIRCCTVGGCLAANALAVKAQFQTAVTAAGLEDQVTVASVGCLGLCGQAPLVQIDPAGDLYTHVTPAHAAPILATLSHPHPPTLPPSHSATPPPLHPSTLPFFTRQHRIVLENSGLIDPERIEDYLAAQGYEALHRCLRDLEPETVIDTITRSGLRGRGGAGYPTGLKWATVAKMPPGQKYVVCNADEGDPGAYMDRSVLESDPHRVLEGMAIAAYAVGANQGYIYVRGEYPLANRHLQTALGQAKRHGVLGSQIFDSPFDFRVDLRIGAGAFVCGEETALIASIEGKRGLPRPRPPYPAESGLWGCPTLINNVETFANIAPILRNGADWFAAIGTAHSRGTKVFSLTGHVQNAGLIEVPMGITLREIVEAMGQGTPDGTPIKAVQTGGPSGGCIPAEAFDTPVDYESLKALGSIMGSGGMIVMDEHTSMVEVAQFFMEFCMEESCGKCIPCRAGTVQLYQLLTKFKHRRATPGDLAQLEALCDMVQHTSLCGLGQAAPNPVLSTLRYFRDEYLAAVVELC; this is encoded by the coding sequence ATGACGCCAGACCAGCGCCAGACCCCAACCCCAACCCCCCAACCCTGCCGCATCCGCTGCTGCACCGTCGGCGGCTGCCTCGCCGCCAACGCCCTGGCCGTCAAAGCCCAATTCCAAACCGCCGTCACCGCCGCCGGCCTGGAGGATCAGGTGACCGTCGCAAGCGTCGGCTGCCTCGGCCTGTGCGGCCAGGCCCCCCTCGTCCAAATCGATCCCGCAGGCGACCTCTACACCCACGTCACCCCCGCCCACGCCGCCCCCATCCTCGCCACCCTGAGCCATCCCCACCCTCCCACCCTCCCACCTTCCCACTCTGCCACCCCTCCACCCCTCCATCCCTCCACCCTCCCCTTCTTCACCCGCCAGCACCGCATCGTGCTCGAAAACAGCGGCCTGATCGACCCCGAGCGCATCGAAGACTACCTCGCCGCTCAGGGCTACGAGGCCCTGCACCGCTGTCTGCGGGACCTGGAGCCGGAGACCGTGATCGACACCATCACCCGCAGCGGTCTGCGGGGCCGGGGGGGCGCTGGCTACCCCACCGGGCTGAAGTGGGCCACCGTAGCCAAAATGCCGCCGGGCCAAAAGTATGTGGTGTGCAACGCCGACGAGGGCGATCCGGGGGCCTATATGGATCGCAGCGTGCTGGAGAGCGACCCCCACCGGGTGCTGGAGGGTATGGCGATCGCCGCCTACGCCGTGGGGGCCAACCAGGGCTACATCTACGTGCGGGGAGAGTATCCCCTGGCCAATCGCCATCTCCAGACCGCCCTGGGGCAGGCCAAGCGCCACGGGGTGCTGGGCAGCCAGATCTTCGACTCCCCCTTCGACTTTCGCGTCGATCTACGCATCGGCGCAGGGGCGTTTGTCTGCGGCGAAGAGACGGCGCTGATCGCCTCCATCGAAGGGAAGCGGGGCCTGCCGCGCCCCCGCCCCCCCTACCCGGCGGAGTCGGGGCTGTGGGGCTGCCCCACCCTGATCAACAACGTCGAAACCTTTGCCAACATTGCCCCCATTCTTCGCAACGGGGCCGACTGGTTTGCCGCCATCGGCACCGCCCACAGCCGGGGCACCAAGGTCTTTTCGCTGACGGGCCACGTGCAAAATGCTGGGCTGATCGAAGTGCCGATGGGCATTACCCTGCGGGAAATTGTCGAAGCCATGGGCCAGGGCACCCCGGACGGCACCCCGATCAAAGCCGTGCAGACCGGCGGGCCGTCGGGGGGCTGCATTCCCGCCGAGGCTTTTGATACCCCAGTAGACTACGAGTCCTTAAAAGCACTGGGCTCCATTATGGGTTCCGGCGGCATGATTGTGATGGATGAACACACCTCCATGGTGGAGGTAGCCCAGTTTTTTATGGAGTTTTGCATGGAGGAATCCTGTGGTAAGTGCATTCCCTGTCGCGCTGGCACCGTTCAGCTTTACCAGCTCCTGACCAAGTTTAAACACCGCCGCGCCACCCCCGGCGATCTCGCCCAGCTCGAAGCCCTCTGCGATATGGTTCAGCACACCAGCCTCTGCGGCCTCGGCCAGGCTGCGCCCAACCCGGTGTTGAGCACCCTCCGCTACTTTCGCGACGAGTATTTAGCCGCAGTAGTGGAACTGTGCTAA